A stretch of Streptococcus chenjunshii DNA encodes these proteins:
- a CDS encoding Rrf2 family transcriptional regulator, with the protein MDTKFSVALHILTMVSESKETLSSQALAESVGTNASYIRKVIALLKNAGLMTSHQGRTGYQLSKPPKEISLLEIYYATQEIDHISLFQVHQNTNKECPVGKHMEGAMVPIFSSVEKQLEEVLAKQTLNHVINNLYLTAQKSRI; encoded by the coding sequence ATGGACACAAAATTTTCTGTCGCTCTGCATATCTTAACCATGGTTAGTGAAAGTAAAGAGACACTGAGCTCTCAGGCTTTAGCAGAAAGCGTCGGGACCAATGCAAGCTATATTCGGAAAGTTATTGCTCTTTTGAAAAATGCTGGCCTAATGACTTCTCATCAGGGACGAACTGGTTATCAGCTGAGCAAACCGCCTAAGGAAATTTCTCTACTAGAGATTTATTATGCGACTCAGGAAATTGATCATATCAGCCTCTTTCAAGTTCATCAAAACACCAACAAAGAATGTCCTGTTGGTAAGCATATGGAAGGCGCTATGGTTCCCATTTTCTCAAGTGTGGAAAAACAGCTGGAGGAGGTCTTAGCGAAGCAAACACTGAATCATGTGATTAACAACCTTTATCTAACAGCTCAGAAAAGCCGAATCTGA
- a CDS encoding NADP-dependent oxidoreductase: MRAAQHTTYNKSKIALNLTEIAKPKISGSQVLIKVRAAGVNPLDNMISRGEVKMIVPYKLPQTAGNEVVGLIEEVGSSVTKFAVGDRVFGRLPLDNIGAFAEYVAVDSQALAKVPDYLTDAEAAAVPLTALTIMQALDLMEARAGKTIFISGGTGGVGGMAIPIAKAKGLTVITNGDGSNAERIMALGANQFIDYKKEDYTKILTEIDYVLDTLGGAETEKQMSIMKKGGRLVSLRAMPNGAFAKRMHLPKYKQLLFASAGRKFDQMASKYGVHYYFIFVESNGQQLQEVADIFSELQIKPSIDTIYPFEEVNAALDKVANGRSRGKTVLRF, encoded by the coding sequence ATGAGAGCAGCACAACACACAACTTACAATAAAAGCAAGATTGCACTGAATCTAACAGAAATTGCCAAGCCAAAAATTTCAGGCAGCCAAGTCTTGATTAAGGTAAGGGCAGCTGGTGTTAACCCTTTAGATAATATGATTTCTCGCGGAGAAGTCAAGATGATTGTCCCTTATAAGCTGCCGCAGACTGCCGGTAATGAAGTTGTTGGTTTAATAGAGGAAGTCGGTTCAAGTGTGACGAAATTTGCAGTCGGCGATCGTGTCTTTGGCCGTTTGCCCTTGGATAATATAGGAGCCTTTGCCGAGTATGTGGCGGTAGATAGCCAAGCACTTGCTAAGGTGCCAGACTATTTAACTGATGCAGAGGCTGCAGCTGTTCCTCTCACAGCTTTGACCATTATGCAGGCTCTTGACTTAATGGAAGCGCGAGCCGGCAAGACGATCTTCATCTCAGGCGGCACAGGGGGTGTAGGTGGAATGGCTATTCCGATTGCCAAGGCCAAGGGACTGACCGTTATTACTAACGGTGATGGGTCCAATGCGGAGCGGATCATGGCACTTGGAGCAAACCAGTTTATTGATTACAAAAAAGAAGACTATACCAAAATTCTTACAGAAATTGACTATGTTTTAGATACTCTCGGCGGAGCTGAGACTGAGAAGCAAATGTCCATCATGAAAAAAGGCGGCCGGTTAGTATCGCTTCGTGCTATGCCAAATGGAGCCTTTGCTAAGCGGATGCATCTGCCAAAATACAAACAGCTCCTATTTGCTTCAGCTGGGCGTAAATTTGATCAAATGGCTTCCAAATACGGTGTTCATTACTATTTCATTTTTGTAGAAAGCAATGGTCAGCAGCTCCAAGAAGTTGCAGACATTTTCAGTGAACTCCAGATTAAGCCATCTATTGATACTATTTATCCATTTGAAGAAGTCAATGCAGCGCTTGATAAAGTGGCTAACGGCCGTTCTCGTGGGAAAACGGTTCTCCGTTTCTAA
- a CDS encoding ABC transporter ATP-binding protein produces MTENRKKLVEVKNISLTFNKGKKNEVKAIDNVSFDIYEGEVLGLVGESGSGKTTVGRAILKLYDIDQGEIIFNQQKISQLQGKQLYDFRKDAQMIFQDPQASLNGRMKIRDIVAEGLDIHKLAKSKEERQQKVQELLSLVGLNKDHMTRYPHEFSGGQRQRIGIARALAVEPKFIIADEPISALDVSIQAQVVNLLQQLQHEQGLTYLFIAHDLSMVKYISDRIGVMHWGKILEIGSADAVYNNPIHPYTKSLLTAIPEPDPEFERQRVHQIYDPKQELDGQERQMHEITPGHFVLSTADEAEAYRETAKK; encoded by the coding sequence AAAAATATCTCTTTGACTTTCAATAAAGGCAAAAAAAATGAGGTCAAAGCCATTGACAATGTCAGCTTTGATATTTATGAAGGTGAAGTATTAGGACTGGTAGGTGAGTCCGGTTCGGGAAAAACAACTGTTGGCCGAGCTATCCTCAAGCTTTATGACATTGACCAAGGTGAAATCATATTCAATCAGCAGAAGATTTCACAGTTACAAGGGAAGCAGCTCTACGATTTTCGCAAAGATGCCCAAATGATTTTTCAGGATCCTCAGGCCAGCCTTAACGGCCGTATGAAGATTCGTGATATCGTAGCTGAAGGACTGGATATTCATAAGCTGGCTAAGAGTAAAGAAGAACGTCAGCAAAAAGTTCAAGAACTGCTGTCTCTTGTAGGGCTTAATAAGGATCATATGACTCGCTATCCCCATGAATTTTCTGGAGGGCAGCGTCAGCGGATTGGCATCGCTCGGGCATTAGCAGTTGAACCAAAATTTATCATCGCTGATGAACCAATTTCAGCACTTGATGTTTCCATACAGGCCCAAGTTGTTAACTTGCTGCAGCAGCTGCAGCATGAGCAGGGGCTGACCTATCTTTTTATTGCCCATGATTTATCGATGGTGAAATATATTTCTGACCGTATCGGCGTTATGCATTGGGGCAAAATTTTAGAAATAGGATCAGCTGATGCTGTTTACAACAACCCGATTCATCCTTATACCAAAAGCCTTCTGACGGCTATTCCCGAACCGGATCCGGAATTCGAACGTCAGCGCGTTCATCAAATTTATGATCCAAAGCAGGAGTTAGATGGTCAGGAAAGGCAGATGCATGAAATTACTCCAGGTCATTTTGTGCTTTCAACGGCTGATGAAGCAGAAGCTTATCGGGAAACTGCAAAGAAATAA
- a CDS encoding alpha/beta fold hydrolase produces the protein MSYITSKNQYIMVAGNQIAYRELGKGKSEIPLVMLVHLAATLDNWDPKLLDLLAEKQQIIVLDLPGVGASQGKVAPSIPGMAEQAIAIVQKLGYKRINLLGLSMGGMIAQEIVRTNNSLVNRLILAGTGPRGGKEIDKVTGKTFRYMLKAGLQGVDPKRYIFYNHDKEGGLEAERVLSRMATRKTEAEDEKMTVTGFLTQLRAIKRWGKAAQDDLNYIGQPTLIVNGDKDMQVPTENSYDMHQKIANSQLIIYPKAGHGSIFQYADEFSKALSVFLEE, from the coding sequence ATGTCTTATATCACAAGTAAAAATCAGTATATAATGGTTGCGGGCAATCAAATTGCCTATAGGGAATTAGGGAAAGGAAAGTCAGAAATTCCTTTGGTCATGCTGGTCCATCTTGCAGCAACCTTGGATAATTGGGATCCCAAATTATTAGACTTATTAGCTGAGAAACAGCAGATCATTGTTCTAGATTTACCTGGAGTGGGAGCCAGTCAAGGTAAGGTGGCTCCGAGCATTCCTGGAATGGCAGAACAGGCTATCGCTATCGTGCAGAAACTGGGATACAAAAGGATTAACCTGCTTGGATTATCCATGGGCGGAATGATTGCTCAGGAAATAGTCCGTACTAATAACAGTTTGGTTAACCGTCTGATATTAGCAGGGACAGGACCTCGTGGGGGGAAGGAAATAGATAAGGTGACAGGAAAGACTTTTCGCTATATGCTAAAAGCAGGTCTGCAAGGTGTCGATCCCAAGCGCTATATTTTCTATAATCATGATAAAGAAGGCGGACTCGAAGCAGAGCGAGTTTTAAGCCGTATGGCTACAAGAAAAACAGAGGCTGAAGATGAAAAAATGACCGTTACAGGCTTTCTGACACAGTTGAGGGCTATTAAACGCTGGGGGAAAGCAGCACAAGATGATCTGAACTACATCGGCCAGCCAACTCTGATTGTTAATGGCGATAAGGATATGCAGGTGCCGACAGAAAATTCTTATGATATGCACCAAAAGATTGCAAATAGCCAATTGATTATTTATCCTAAGGCAGGGCACGGTTCTATTTTTCAATATGCAGACGAGTTTTCAAAGGCATTGTCAGTCTTTTTGGAGGAGTAG
- a CDS encoding amidohydrolase codes for MSDTFYQKLTAVRHYIHQHPEVSENEYETTAYIKEHLRNLGIKPLDYPLPTGVIAEIGHGEPVIALRADIDALPIQEKTNLDYASHNGAMHACGHDFHQTSLLGAAEVLKQKEAELKGTVRLIFQPAEENFQGGHQVIAAGGIEGVSAIVGYHNNPHLKPGQLALRSGAIMAGVEQFKVTVKGVSAHAARPDLGIDTVLVITTIVNNLQSIVSRTVSPFQSAVLSVTHIDVGNTWNVLPAKGFFEGTIRTFDPDIRLSVVDKFTKMVQTTAEQFGADVEIVWGNSPRVTFNDTTITPLIFENSKKFAEVIETLPSTGGEDFAAYQEKIPGVFAFVGSNGEDGAPDWHHDDFIVRDEALPVAVHYFVESALYLLEYYG; via the coding sequence TTGTCAGATACTTTTTATCAAAAATTAACGGCTGTTCGTCATTATATTCATCAACATCCGGAAGTTTCTGAAAATGAATATGAAACAACTGCTTATATCAAGGAGCATCTTAGAAATCTTGGTATTAAGCCTTTAGATTATCCGCTTCCAACAGGAGTAATCGCTGAGATTGGCCATGGGGAACCTGTTATTGCTTTGAGGGCTGATATTGACGCCTTGCCCATTCAAGAGAAGACAAATCTTGATTACGCTAGTCATAACGGAGCGATGCACGCATGCGGACACGATTTTCATCAAACAAGTCTACTGGGAGCAGCAGAAGTTTTGAAACAGAAGGAGGCAGAGTTAAAGGGGACTGTACGTCTCATCTTTCAACCAGCAGAAGAAAATTTTCAAGGTGGGCATCAGGTGATTGCTGCTGGAGGTATTGAGGGTGTATCGGCTATTGTTGGTTATCATAATAATCCTCATTTGAAACCAGGTCAGCTTGCTTTACGATCAGGTGCTATTATGGCCGGTGTTGAACAGTTTAAAGTTACTGTCAAAGGTGTTAGTGCACATGCAGCAAGGCCTGATTTGGGTATCGATACTGTTTTAGTTATTACGACAATTGTCAATAATTTACAAAGCATTGTATCAAGGACAGTGTCTCCGTTCCAGTCAGCAGTGTTGTCAGTGACACACATCGATGTTGGCAACACATGGAATGTTCTGCCTGCTAAAGGTTTCTTTGAAGGAACAATCAGGACATTTGACCCTGATATCCGCTTGTCAGTTGTCGATAAGTTTACCAAAATGGTTCAGACTACAGCAGAGCAATTTGGAGCAGACGTTGAGATTGTTTGGGGAAATTCTCCTAGAGTGACCTTTAATGACACAACAATTACACCCTTAATCTTTGAAAATTCTAAGAAGTTTGCTGAGGTTATCGAAACATTGCCATCAACAGGAGGAGAAGATTTCGCGGCTTATCAGGAAAAAATTCCTGGGGTGTTTGCTTTTGTAGGTTCAAACGGGGAGGACGGTGCACCAGACTGGCATCATGATGATTTTATCGTGCGTGATGAAGCTTTGCCAGTTGCTGTTCATTATTTTGTTGAAAGTGCTCTTTATTTATTAGAGTATTATGGTTAA
- a CDS encoding SDR family NAD(P)-dependent oxidoreductase, whose amino-acid sequence MAKTILITGSTDGIGKHLALKLASEGHEIILHGRNSEKLATALRDVKSSSPNSRVSAYLADFSSMTDVYRFVREIKNHFTQIDILINNAGLHSGAERLATAENIEITFMLSVMVPYILTKELQLLLEHSNGGRIINTSSYMHHFAEPQGLDFGFEKKYSPKLAYDTSKLYTIWLTRYQARQFHLQGSKTTINAYHPGLIATNLVKGSKGDKKTKDSETSKLLSKAKGLDEGIKTGYFLALSPEVSDLSGAYFDDMKLAPVSEKGFSFEKAKQLIDYCDQKIAMFNSN is encoded by the coding sequence ATGGCAAAAACAATTTTAATTACAGGCTCTACAGACGGTATCGGTAAACATTTGGCTTTAAAATTAGCCAGTGAAGGTCATGAGATCATCCTCCATGGGCGAAATAGTGAAAAGCTGGCCACCGCACTCCGAGACGTCAAATCGTCCTCTCCAAACAGCCGTGTTTCGGCTTACTTGGCTGACTTTTCCAGCATGACGGATGTTTATCGCTTTGTCAGAGAGATTAAAAATCATTTTACACAAATTGATATCTTGATTAACAATGCAGGGCTGCATTCAGGAGCAGAGCGTTTGGCTACAGCAGAAAACATTGAAATCACTTTTATGCTATCTGTCATGGTGCCTTACATCTTGACAAAAGAACTCCAGCTGCTTCTTGAACATTCGAACGGAGGCCGCATTATCAATACTTCCTCTTACATGCATCATTTTGCGGAGCCCCAAGGACTTGATTTTGGATTTGAAAAGAAATACAGTCCTAAACTGGCCTACGATACCTCTAAGCTGTATACAATTTGGCTGACACGGTATCAGGCACGTCAGTTTCATTTACAAGGTTCAAAAACTACTATTAACGCCTACCATCCAGGTTTAATCGCCACGAATTTAGTTAAAGGTTCAAAAGGTGATAAAAAGACAAAGGACTCCGAAACAAGCAAACTTTTGTCTAAGGCCAAAGGATTGGATGAAGGAATTAAGACAGGTTATTTTCTGGCGCTTTCTCCTGAAGTATCTGACCTAAGCGGAGCCTACTTCGATGACATGAAACTGGCGCCTGTTTCTGAAAAAGGGTTTTCGTTTGAGAAAGCTAAACAGCTGATCGATTACTGTGATCAAAAAATAGCTATGTTTAACAGCAATTGA
- a CDS encoding IS110 family transposase — protein MLKIVYPNCCGIDVHKTFIVAVIAITDNHGITSYHRKRFSTFTNGLLQLQDWLEYYSCFNVCMESTGKYWIPIFNILEETCNICLAYPKYVKAIRGKKTDKKDAQWMADLFKHDLVASSFIPPLKIRQLRDLFRYRMKLTQLQVSEKNRYQNCLTWSNLQIASVVSDVFGKSAQTIIQSILDNPEEKPNIEQLVHKRMKDKVLDLEIAMEGCLTPEQAEKIRIIKAHYDALAICKEDLEQMIRELGQEYKEQVKLIQTVPGFKEELSALRIISEIGVNMTIFDTAGRLCSWAGLVPANNESAGKKYSTRISKGGQYLKPFLVQIANAVVKSEKHPEFRNKYLKLKKRRGHRKAIIAICRRLLVAIYQVLLKQENYNPALQGLTEVRNPNKTMSVQDAICFAQQHGFTVA, from the coding sequence ATGTTAAAAATTGTTTACCCAAATTGTTGTGGCATCGATGTGCATAAAACCTTCATCGTAGCTGTTATTGCCATCACCGACAATCACGGTATCACTAGCTACCACCGTAAACGCTTCTCAACCTTTACAAATGGGCTACTTCAGCTACAAGACTGGTTGGAATACTATTCCTGCTTTAATGTCTGTATGGAATCTACTGGTAAATACTGGATTCCTATCTTCAATATCCTTGAAGAAACCTGCAACATTTGCTTGGCTTATCCCAAGTATGTCAAGGCTATCAGAGGCAAGAAGACCGACAAGAAAGATGCTCAGTGGATGGCTGACCTCTTCAAGCATGACCTCGTTGCCTCAAGCTTTATCCCTCCTCTGAAAATCAGACAACTCCGTGACCTCTTTCGCTACCGCATGAAGCTAACGCAACTTCAGGTTAGCGAGAAGAATCGTTACCAAAACTGTCTGACCTGGTCTAACCTTCAGATTGCAAGTGTTGTTTCCGATGTCTTCGGAAAAAGTGCTCAAACCATCATTCAGAGCATCCTTGACAATCCAGAGGAGAAACCAAATATTGAGCAGCTGGTTCACAAGAGGATGAAAGATAAAGTCCTAGACTTAGAAATCGCTATGGAAGGCTGCTTAACACCTGAACAAGCCGAGAAAATCAGAATTATCAAAGCTCACTACGATGCCCTCGCTATCTGTAAAGAAGACTTAGAACAGATGATACGAGAATTGGGACAAGAGTATAAAGAACAAGTTAAACTCATTCAAACTGTCCCAGGATTTAAAGAAGAGCTATCCGCTCTCAGAATCATCTCTGAAATTGGCGTTAATATGACAATTTTTGACACGGCCGGTAGACTCTGTTCGTGGGCAGGTCTTGTTCCTGCCAACAATGAAAGTGCTGGGAAGAAATATTCTACTCGTATTTCTAAAGGTGGACAATACCTCAAACCCTTTCTCGTTCAAATCGCTAACGCTGTCGTCAAGTCAGAGAAACACCCAGAGTTTAGAAACAAATATCTCAAGCTCAAGAAACGACGTGGACACCGAAAAGCGATTATCGCTATCTGTCGCAGACTACTAGTAGCTATCTACCAAGTCCTTCTAAAACAGGAAAATTACAATCCGGCCTTGCAAGGCTTAACTGAAGTCAGAAACCCAAATAAGACAATGTCTGTTCAAGACGCTATTTGTTTTGCACAACAACACGGATTCACCGTAGCTTAA